One Pseudomonadota bacterium genomic window, CCGTTAAAATATTTTGTCAAAATCATAGACCAGATTACACTTTGCCGTCTCGTCCAGGGGGACGACAAAGGTTTGCCCATCGACTTCAAGGGTCACGGTCAAAGGATTTTCCTGGCAAGTGCGCAGAATACCCTTGAAACGCCGCCGACCGTCAAGGGGACGAGCCAGCCTGATTTTGATGGTTTCCCCATAACAGCCCTGAAAATCCTGAATCCGGCTTAAGCGACGGTTCAAGCCAGGAGAAGAAATCTCAAGGTTATAACGCCCCGGAATAAGATCCTCCACATCCAGAAGAGCGCCAAACATTCGACTAACGTGAGCACAGTCATCCAGCGTGACCCCGGCCGCGCAATCGATATAAAGCCGCAGAACAGAACCGCCCTCGCCTGAGCTAAACTCCAGGTCATTGAGTTCGTAACCAAGATTTCCAAGCAGGTCCACCGCCAGCTCCCGAATTCGGCTTAGCCGGTCACCTGTAACTGCTGATTCAACCATCATCTCAATCTATCTGCATTATAATCTGAACAACTAGATAAAAAAAGTGGGCCCCGTCAAGAGCCCACTTGCAAAAAAGCCGCTACCGGCAAAATTTTTTCTGCAAACCTATAAGGTGCTACCATTTTCCCAAACAAAAAGCAAGTTATTAATTCAAACAAACCGCCTTTTTCCGTAAAAAACAATATCCCCCATCTTTCCGACGAAAAATCATTTCCCCACCGCCAGGAGGTTTTACTTCAGAAAACATCCGCTGTAAAAACATACATTCTGATTCCGGGATATCGCCAACAGTCCGCCGGCAGTCCCGCTTTGTGACAAGTATGTGTCAGAAATTCTGCTCGAGTCCACCCATACTCCGTTGCCACCTGGGGCAACAGCAGGCCTGAAGCCGATCCACGGCAAAGCAAAAGCCCATGTTTGCCGACTTCAACCTGACGAGGGTCTTCAATCTCCACCAGAGGGCTCAGAACTGAAAGCTCAATGTTGATATCAGGCCACTCGGATAGCTGCAGTTTGGGGAATCTGGGATCCTTAAAAGCTGCGGCCAGAGCCATTTCCGCAACCGTCTGATACAATGGTTTCATGGCTTCGACATACCCGATACAGCCCCGCAAATGTCCGGCTTTATAGAGGGTCACGAAGCCCCCTCTTTTTTCCTTAAGAATCTCACGCTTCGGAACCTCCACAGGTTCTTCACGACCCTCCAGACGAGCTTTGATCTGCGCCGCCGCCACCCCCTTGAGATAATCCTTATCCGCTACGGAAAGTCCGCAGGCACACCGTTCCTGTTCCATGCACCCCCTCTGTCATCAGGGTCAAACTGCGACCCTGTCTTCTTCAGGCATTACTTAAATAACGCCGCGGCAAGATAGCCGACGACCCGGCGATTATCGCCGCAGACCTCGCCGGAATGTCGGTAAGCCAGAATCCGCGCACGCCTG contains:
- a CDS encoding ribosome maturation factor RimP; the protein is MMVESAVTGDRLSRIRELAVDLLGNLGYELNDLEFSSGEGGSVLRLYIDCAAGVTLDDCAHVSRMFGALLDVEDLIPGRYNLEISSPGLNRRLSRIQDFQGCYGETIKIRLARPLDGRRRFKGILRTCQENPLTVTLEVDGQTFVVPLDETAKCNLVYDFDKIF
- the amrA gene encoding AmmeMemoRadiSam system protein A, producing MEQERCACGLSVADKDYLKGVAAAQIKARLEGREEPVEVPKREILKEKRGGFVTLYKAGHLRGCIGYVEAMKPLYQTVAEMALAAAFKDPRFPKLQLSEWPDINIELSVLSPLVEIEDPRQVEVGKHGLLLCRGSASGLLLPQVATEYGWTRAEFLTHTCHKAGLPADCWRYPGIRMYVFTADVF